One window of the Candidatus Cloacimonadaceae bacterium genome contains the following:
- the tuf gene encoding elongation factor Tu — MAKQKFVRNKPHVNVGTIGHIDHGKTTLTAAITLYLSKSGGATFRSFDSIDNAPEEKARGITIATAHVEYETANRHYAHVDCPGHADYIKNMITGAAQMDGAILVVSAYDGPMPQTREHILLARQVGVPSIVVFMNKCDLVDDEELLDLVEMEVRELIEKYDFPSDVPVIRGSALKALNGDPEGEAQIQELMDAVDSYIPIPPRATDKPFLMPVEDVFSIPGRGTVATGRVERGVIKVGDKVERVGIRDTLETTCTGVEMFRKLLDEAQAGDNIGILLRGLAKDDMERGMVLAKPKSIKPHTKFIGQTYILTKDEGGRHKPFQTGYRPQFYFRTTDVTGSLELPEGVKMVLPGDNVEITAELITPIAMEQGLRFAIREGGRTIGSGVVSSVID; from the coding sequence ATGGCAAAACAGAAATTCGTACGTAACAAGCCACACGTCAACGTTGGTACGATTGGTCACATCGACCATGGCAAAACGACGCTCACCGCAGCGATTACTTTGTATTTGAGCAAGAGTGGCGGCGCTACATTCCGTTCTTTCGATAGTATCGACAACGCACCGGAAGAGAAAGCCCGCGGTATAACTATCGCAACAGCACACGTCGAGTATGAAACCGCAAATCGCCACTATGCCCATGTGGACTGCCCGGGTCATGCCGACTATATCAAAAATATGATCACCGGTGCCGCTCAGATGGACGGTGCCATCCTCGTCGTAAGCGCCTATGACGGACCCATGCCCCAGACCCGCGAACACATCCTGCTCGCCCGTCAGGTCGGTGTGCCAAGTATCGTCGTTTTCATGAATAAGTGCGACCTCGTCGATGACGAAGAGTTGCTTGATCTCGTGGAAATGGAAGTGCGTGAGCTGATCGAGAAGTATGACTTCCCGAGTGACGTTCCCGTGATTCGGGGATCAGCCTTGAAAGCCCTCAACGGGGATCCCGAAGGCGAAGCCCAGATCCAGGAACTGATGGACGCGGTCGATTCCTATATTCCGATACCCCCACGCGCCACCGACAAACCTTTCCTGATGCCCGTTGAAGACGTATTTTCGATTCCCGGTCGCGGCACCGTTGCCACCGGCAGAGTCGAACGCGGCGTCATCAAGGTCGGCGATAAGGTCGAACGCGTCGGTATTCGTGACACCCTCGAAACCACCTGCACCGGAGTCGAAATGTTCCGCAAGCTTCTTGATGAAGCCCAAGCCGGAGACAACATCGGCATCTTGCTTCGCGGCTTAGCGAAAGACGACATGGAGCGCGGCATGGTTTTGGCAAAGCCGAAATCGATCAAACCCCACACCAAATTCATCGGCCAGACCTACATTCTGACCAAGGACGAAGGCGGACGCCACAAACCCTTCCAGACCGGCTACCGTCCCCAGTTCTATTTCAGAACCACGGACGTGACCGGCAGCCTTGAGCTTCCTGAAGGCGTCAAAATGGTCTTGCCCGGCGACAATGTGGAAATCACCGCCGAACTGATCACCCCCATCGCCATGGAACAGGGACTTCGTTTCGCCATCCGCGAAGGCGGACGCACCATCGGCAGCGGCGTGGTTTCATCCGTAATCGACTAA
- the rpmG gene encoding 50S ribosomal protein L33, giving the protein MRDIIILACEECKNRNYTTTRNKRKHPNRMELKKFCPSCRKHTVHKQR; this is encoded by the coding sequence ATGAGAGATATCATCATCCTTGCCTGCGAAGAATGCAAGAATCGTAATTATACGACTACTCGCAACAAACGCAAGCATCCGAACCGAATGGAGCTGAAGAAATTCTGCCCCAGTTGCCGGAAACACACAGTTCACAAACAGCGCTAA